In Tenebrio molitor chromosome 1, icTenMoli1.1, whole genome shotgun sequence, the sequence TGATAGATTTGACGTCTCCCTTAGCTCTGCACACAGGTGCTTGCTAAGAGTTTTGAAGTTCTTTCTCAGTTTACGTATAGAGTATATCAAGTGGCCCACAATGAATGAATACAGAGAAATTAGTGTAGGTTTTAGAATGAAACAAGGTATTGATGGTATCATTGGTGCGATTGATGGATGCCATGTTAGAATCCGAAGACCACAAGAACATCAAGAAGCATATGTGAATCGCCACAAGTATTGCAGTGTTTTAATACAAGGAGTTGTTGATCATCGCAAACGTTTTTTGGATGTTTATTGTGGTGAACCAGGGTCAATACATGATGCCCGTCTGCTACGTAAATCAAATATATACAGCAAAGCTCAGGATAATCCACAGTTTTTTGGAGAAAACTTTTTGTTAGGAGATTCAGCCTATCCCTCTCTTAGGTGGTTAGTTCCCCCATTCAAAGATAACGGAGCGTTATCTGCaaaccaaaaaatatttaactttaAACATTCGTCCAGTCGAATTGTGGTTGAACATACATTTGGCCTACTTAAAGGTAGATTTCGACGACTACACTACCTTGATAATCTTAACATAAATACTGCTGTTCAGATTATAATGGTGAGCTGTATACTACACAACATATGTCAAATGTATAAAGATAATACACCAATTGAACTGTATAATGTACAAGAT encodes:
- the LOC138132191 gene encoding uncharacterized protein, with protein sequence MHRLILNELVNTFSSSDSSDTETESDDSEYECNAIRVCKIARIENYVESTVLKYTDKVFQSHFRMSRTIVYHFIGRLENSGLIPAHEYGKDKITSTKGLLLTIWYLSNTETFRQVSDRFDVSLSSAHRCLLRVLKFFLSLRIEYIKWPTMNEYREISVGFRMKQGIDGIIGAIDGCHVRIRRPQEHQEAYVNRHKYCSVLIQGVVDHRKRFLDVYCGEPGSIHDARLLRKSNIYSKAQDNPQFFGENFLLGDSAYPSLRWLVPPFKDNGALSANQKIFNFKHSSSRIVVEHTFGLLKDYNGELYTTQHMSNV